The proteins below come from a single Drosophila busckii strain San Diego stock center, stock number 13000-0081.31 chromosome X, ASM1175060v1, whole genome shotgun sequence genomic window:
- the LOC108606135 gene encoding inducible metalloproteinase inhibitor protein: MASSTTLSIIFMLISCSLLLVAAVPPLNPRTCPKHEVYLTCGGSCQTECATLGDPCLIRHIRCPDGCYCKENFARNAAGACIPISQCKRRGGSSYSN; the protein is encoded by the exons ATGGCGTCGTCTACAACTTTgagcattatttttatgctaattagctgcagcctgctgctggttgctgctgtgccgcCTTTGA ATCCTCGCACTTGTCCTAAGCATGAAGTGTATTTAACTTGCGGCGGCAGTTGCCAGACCGAGTGCGCTACATTGGGAGATCCTTGCCTTATACGTCACATACGTTGCCCTGATGGTTGCTACTGCAAGGAGAACTTTGCTCGCAATGCTGCTGGAGCGTGTATTCCCATATCGCAGTGCAAGAGACGTGGCGGCAGCAGTTATTCCAATTAA